AACATGCAAACCATTGTTTATTACAGTTGCTTCGCGAATTGAAACATCCAAATGTGATAAATCTCATCCGGGTGTTCTTATCACACACGGATCGTAAAGTGTGGCTGCTGTTCGATTATGCCGAGCATGATCTGTGGCACATAATCAAATTCCATAGAGCAGCCAAAGCCACGAAGAAACCAGTCATGGTGCCGAAGGGAATGGTGAAAAGCTTACTTTATCAAATATTGGATGGAATTCATTATTTGCATAGCAACTGGGTCTTGCACAGGGATTtggtaagttgcctttttggTCATACCTTTAATCAAATGAAGAATAATGTATTCTGTTTATCAGAAACCGGCAAACATTTTGGTGATGGGAGAGGGAAATGAACGTGGTCGAGTGAAGATTGCCGACATGGGATTTGCCCGTCTATTCAATGCACCGCTCAAGCCACTGGCCGATCTCGATCCGGTAGTCGTCACCTTTTGGTATCGTGCGCCAGAACTTCTGCTGGGTGCTCGGCATTATACGAAAGCAATCGATATATGGGCAATTGGTTGCATTTTTGCCGAACTGCTTACGTCGGAACCTATTTTCCACTGCCGGCAGGAGGACATCAAGACTAGCAATCCGTACCATCACGATCAGCTGGACCGCATATTTAACGTGATGGGCTTCCCACAGGACAAGGACTGGGAGGATATTCGTAAAATGCCGGAACATCACACACTCACGAAAGACTTTAAGCGTTCTAAGTAATATGAGCATTCCCAAACCATCAATGCAACTTATTCTAAAAAGcattgttatatttttccctttccagCTATGCAAGTTGCTCGCTAGTGAAATACATGGAGAGACACAAGATCAAGCCAGATAGCAAAGCGTTCCATCTGCTACAAAAGTTGCTCTTGATGGATCCGAATAAACGTATCACGTCGGAACAGGCTATGCAAGATCCATACTTTTCGGAAGATCCAATGCCAACGGCCGACGTATTTGCCGGCTGCCCGATTCCATATCCCAAACGTGAGTTCCTCACCGACGAGGACCAAGATGATAAAGGagaaaaacgacaacaacagcaacagcagcaacaacagcagcagcagcagcaacagcaacaacaacagcagcagcagcagcagcagcagaacaatCAGCAACAGAACAATcagcaacaaaatcaacaGGGAAATGTACGAACAGTGCGTATAGTAGATAGTGTATTTATATCTGGCTAATAATAATGTGATTGTAtttagcaacagcagcaacaacagcagcagcaacagcagaaccAACAGAattctcaacaacaacaatccgGAAACGTAAATGAATTTATCAGAAGTTTCGCCCAAATGTTAACGTATTGTATGATTGGATTCGTTTTAGCAAATGCAAcaaggtggtggtggcggaggtGGACCCGGCGGTGCGGGAGGCGGAAGCGGCGGTGGTCAAAGTGGAGGTGGTGGGATTGATCACAACAATGCCAAACGTGTAAGACTTTCTGGTCCAAACGGACATCCGAATAATTCGCAAGGTGGGATGACACAGCAAGAGCTataccagcagcaacagcaacaaaatcaacaacagaaTCAAATGATGTTCAACAATGCGCAGCAAGGAGGTTTCCAACAACGGTATTAATTATGATACATAAGTAATAAAATACATACTCTTACTTGGCATACAGCTGAAGAACCGCTCGAACGAACATTTCGTGTAttcggtttttatttcattgaaaatttacaGTAGCTGTCGAACAACTACCATTTCAAATACAAGGCCTTCTTTTAAATTcagattctttttttgtttcaaataattttcacttttactGATTGTCAATACTTCCTCAAACAATATAAGCTTCACCTATTATTACAGAAATTATTCCACAAAAGTTTCATGCGGATATACTTTGGCTACTGTGAAACTTCccttgtttttaatttttcatattgTTATTGAATAAACTTGTTTCGTTTACATAACGGTCATTCAAATTTCCTTTTACCCTGACAACTCTGTCATTGGAATTAAAAACGATAAGTTTACGATGTATACTGTTAGTTGTAAACATCGCAAAATCGTGGTCAATTGtaatttttatgatgtttccatttttcttattatttattatttaaaaattatcatgTTCCTCCAAAACTTTAATAAATTGCAGCAATTATACGGTATGTGATATAGTGGATTCAATTGTATggtattttcattttgtttcaaacaaGTTGTGGCAAATAATCATTACGAACTGATTCATTTCCAAGCCATTTACATTACTTTACTCCCGTTTTTtaatgtgtgaaaataattccgCAGATTGAAAATAATCGAGTTGGTGTGCAATCCCTGTAAATCCGATCCGATTGCAATCCGATCTGTCAAAATAAGCTTgcgatgttttgttgtataGCGCTCTCTGTcgtacaatatttttattgcaataataCACTTGtagcaaaataatttgtttccgCAAAAACGTTAAAATTACATCCTTGGATTGTTTCTGATAGCTCACCATGccttgaaattaaaaatataaagttTCAATTATTAACAATGTTAACAATGTGGAACACAGTAGACATCGCCCTTGATTGGCGGTGTACGCCGCGCCTGAGCATGTCGAATGTCAGGTATTTGTTGCCTGGGTATTCTTCCGATATTCGTGAGTGCGGACGGACGCGTACAGCTTGGTTCGTAGTCGGAGTTCAAGATCAagtatttgttgtttatatttgaatcgtgcataacttttttttaatctattaATTGAGCGGGAATATTGTGTAAAATTAGCAAACAGAACGCTTACGAcgttttagtattttttcgaaacaatacaattacaagttttacaacaCCGGAACTCATTCGGGTAATCTGTGAATTTTCCTCGAGCAGGCAGTGCAAATAATTGTGTTTTTAAATCGTGTTTAATAGAAGCAAAACGTGTTCACGAAAAAGTCTATCAATTGGTTTCAATAGTTGTGCTGGATAGAATAAAGCAAGTGCGACTCTGATCCCAAAAAAGCATTAAAGGCATCGGGAGCGTGTTTTCATGCAACGCTTGCTGGTATGTGTGTAACGTAGGTAAGCGAAAAAGGGGCGTCTGGATCTTTATGTTGCGTTTTTATGTTTGGTTACGGTCAGGAAAAGGGTGGTGAGTGAAAACAGTGCCTGGAAGTTTTTCACGCTTCAAAACGTTAGGCCGCTACAAAAATAGCGGAAAAGACCGTTCTCATTCAGTAAGCATAGCGTGGAAGTGAGAATTTCCGCCCAAAACTCACGCATGGATGACAGTGAGATGGGATGGAAAAGGCTACAGCAGCAAGTGAATATTTCATGCGCCGCGAGGAAAAGCTCAGTAGAGTTTTGTTCCGTGCAGTGGGTACAGTTGCAAGAATTACAGAACTGCTGAGTGTATCGGAAGAGTGAAGTTAACGAGTTTGTACTATTATGAAGAGTGATTTAGATAAATTGGATAAACTAATGTGGTTAAAGAATAATTGCTGATACTTCTAACCAGTGTGTGACCATTTGTGCCAAGGTGAAAAAAGTacagaaaattattttcaattgcgAAAATGTTGCTCAATACAACTGTGTGTACACATTACACTATAGCTGAGAGTGAGATGAGGTCATCTCCCATGGGCAGAATTGTGCGTTTGTGCCAGATATTCGTGTTATGAATGTAAAACCACAACTTTACTAACGAAAAACGTTAAACAGTGTGTTAAATTAGAATTTCGATTGCTGAAGTGTGACGTTCTGACAAACTGAGTGATAGCCGCAAACAAAACTCACGCACAGGAACCGGGCGTTGGACGGAAATCGTTCGTTAGACATTCTGATTCTCCTGGTCACATAGCATTTTCCCGGTTGCCACATTCGCCTTTTCCCCGCTTGAACTACAGCGCTACCGATGATGGTACagcgatggtttgtttgtacgagctgtgtgtttgtgtgctgtcGGTGTGGGTGTTTAGTGAAATGTGAGGTCGATCAACGATAGGAAAGGAGAGAGGCGGCTaatgagagaaagagaaaacgagAGATTGAGCGAGCCTTTTTACTGTGTGGCGCGGTTGGAAAAATCGATACGGTCGGTGACtgctttgttattttttgtatgattttgtAGGTCGATTGTCGTCATCGATGTTTTTCCTCCAGCTTACGGTAGGAGTCGTGCATTAATGAGCATTTTGAGTGTGCCCTGTGTAGTGTTGAAAAGATCAATAATACATCAGACTTAAGGGAGGGGGCTGCGGTATCATAAGCCTGGGAAATTCCAAGTGCACGATCGATGCATATTCCTTTTTGCACGAGCAATCTCAAAGTGTTCACAGAAATAAGTGTTCTCAAAGTCATTGGAAACCCTCCATTTATTGGTTTCGCTTTATTGTGCCGGTTTTTTATAGTTCATCTATAATCTACTGCGAGTGAGTGTGTAATTGGTGCCAGTTTTGGTCAGTGTAAAATAGAGCTAACGATCGGAAGAATCGTCAAAGTAACACGGTCAAATCACCCGAATACGGAATCGTACATCAAGTGCACGGTTTTGCGGAAATCAAAACATGGCATTAGAGGAGACCCAAAACAATGGGTCCGCCGTGGCGGTAGCACCGAAGGAAAATGTCCTACCACCACTCAAGCAACAGCCACCGCAAGGTCAAGCGCAGGTACAACCGTCGACATCGAATGAAAAGCTGAACAATATCGTCAACGGTGGTGGAGCCACGATGGAAAAGTCACGatccaacaacaaacaggTAAGGGGGATGAATGGCAGAACCGTGATGGAGTTTAGCTTGTGGATTTATGCGCAGATCCGAAGGTCCAGTGCTTCGGAGAAATGATTCTAATTTTCCTGTCCATTTGACATTTTGCACAATCtattgtgctgttgttgccttTTGTAGTGTCCCGTTCTTCGTGGGTCTCTGTCTTTTCTCATCAacgttctctttctctcgctctcgtgAAAATCTTAAGCATTGTTTGCATCCTTTTGCAAAAGGGCATCGATTGCATTGCCAACGGGAGAAATATTTTGTTGATTGGAATATCTGGTTGTATGAGGAATTTGGGGATGTATAACTTgagaagatgatgatgtttggtAGACAATTAATTTTAGAAGACATAAACGTACGAATTAATGGGAAAATTGACAACCTATAATCCAATCCTAATTCTAAAACCTTTGCATTTTTCTTGTAATGCGTAACGAAACTATAAAAACTCATGAGTGTTTTTactataaaacataaatatatattttataaaaaaaatcatttttcctcAACACttcaaaggaaaacaaactcaaAAGAACCTTGAAGTTCAATTTTTAACTAGTTAGTAAGCGACATTTtagattcatttttcattcatattcGTTCGATTATGTGACGCACTACATACGtttcagtttgttttataCAAATGTTTGTCAAAATGCCACTAAATCTGTCATCTTATCAATTTGTAGATGCAGCTCTAGGTGTTACTCGTACCATTATCAATGAAATTTGTCTAACATTTGGCTTATTTCATTCATCcataaaatgttgatttaACCTTGGCGTTGGTTTTGCGAGCTTGGTCGTCGCTTTTTATTGCTGTCATAAAAAGCGGAATCTACCGCGATAAG
This Anopheles marshallii chromosome 3, idAnoMarsDA_429_01, whole genome shotgun sequence DNA region includes the following protein-coding sequences:
- the LOC128711170 gene encoding cyclin-dependent kinase 8, which encodes MTTAVMMDYDFKMKTQQERAKVEDLFEYEGCKVGRGTYGHVYKARRKEGNDTKDYALKQIEGTGLSMSACREIALLRELKHPNVINLIRVFLSHTDRKVWLLFDYAEHDLWHIIKFHRAAKATKKPVMVPKGMVKSLLYQILDGIHYLHSNWVLHRDLKPANILVMGEGNERGRVKIADMGFARLFNAPLKPLADLDPVVVTFWYRAPELLLGARHYTKAIDIWAIGCIFAELLTSEPIFHCRQEDIKTSNPYHHDQLDRIFNVMGFPQDKDWEDIRKMPEHHTLTKDFKRSNYASCSLVKYMERHKIKPDSKAFHLLQKLLLMDPNKRITSEQAMQDPYFSEDPMPTADVFAGCPIPYPKREFLTDEDQDDKGEKRQQQQQQQQQQQQQQQQQQQQQQQQQQNNQQQNNQQQNQQGNVRTVRIVDSQQQQQQQQQQQNQQNSQQQQSGNQMQQGGGGGGGPGGAGGGSGGGQSGGGGIDHNNAKRVRLSGPNGHPNNSQGGMTQQELYQQQQQQNQQQNQMMFNNAQQGGFQQRY